In Vibrio echinoideorum, the sequence ATATTACGGATCAGTGGTTGCAACTTATGTGCGCGCTCGGTTGGTACCATCCCTTCACTTGTTCTCACCAACAATGGGTCTTCAAACAGATCCCTTAATCGACGTAGGCCATTACTCATGGCGGGTTGAGTAATTCCTAGCTGATTTGCCGCACGTGTTACGTTTCTTTCACGTAGCAACATGTCTAAATACACAAGTAAATTAAGGTCTATACGAGCAATATTCATATAAAAAATACCGAATATAATAACTATAAATTAACAAAATTATCACATACATGGTTATTCTTTGTCCATGGTTAGATTTAGTCCAAATCAAATGACCTCGCCAAATTGGCCAACATGTCCACGAGAAACTAAGGAATAGTTATGTCGCAAATTACACAAGATATCGAAATGATTGAAGTTGCAAAAAGCGCTGCTGGTGCTCCATGGGATGCAATCAACCCTGAATCTGCAGCTCGTATGCGAGCTCAAAACAAATTCAAAACAGGTCTGGATATTGCGCAATACACGGCAGACATCATGCGTGCAGACATGGCGGCCTACGACGAAGACAGCTCTCAGTACACGCAGTCTTTAGGTTGTTGGCATGGTTTTATCGGCCAACAAAAGCTGATTTCTATTAAAAAGCACTTCGATGGCAAAACCGATCGTCGTTACCTATACCTTTCGGGTTGGATGGTTGCTGCACTTCGTTCAGATTTCGGTCCACTACCAGACCAATCAATGCATGAGAAGACATCGGTAGCAGGCTTAGTAGAAGAGCTATACACCTTCCTACGCCAAGCTGATGCTCGTGAACTGGGTGGTTTATTCCGTCAGCTAGATGCTGCTCGTGAAGCTGGCGACGTTAACCTGCAAGACCGTCTCCAAGATAAAATCGACAATCATGTGACTCACGTAGTGCCAATCATCGCTGATATCGATGCAGGTTTCGGTAACGCAGAAGCGACCTACCTAATGGCTAAGCAAATGATTGAAGCAGGGGCATGTTGTCTACAAATTGAAAACCAAGTAGCCGATGAAAAGCAATGTGGCCACCAAGACGGTAAAGTAACGGTTCCGCACGCTGACTTCCACGCGAAACTTCGCGCACTTCGTTACGCTTTCCTTGAACTAGGCATCGACAACGGCGTTATTGTCGCTCGTACCGATTCACAAGGTGCTGGCCTAACAAAAGAAATTGCAGTAGTGAAAGAGCCAGGCGACCAAGGCGATATCTACAACTCATACCTAGATGTTGAAGAGATCGATGTTGCAGATATGGCTGAAGGTGATGTTTGCTTTAACCGCGACGGCAAGCTAGTTCGTCCTAAGCGTCTACCATCTGGCTTGTACCAATTCCGTGAAGGTACTGGTGAAGACCGCTGCGTATTTGACTGTATCGAAGCTATCAACGCAGGCGCTGACTTACTTTGGATTGAGACTGAGAAGCCACACATTGGTCAAATCAAAGAGATGATGGACGGCGTACGTGAAATTCACCCTAACGCGAAACTGGTATACAACAACTCTCCATCATTCAACTGGACGCTAAACTTCCGTCAACAAGCATACGATACAATGGCAGCAGAAGGTAAAGACGTATCAGCTTACGACCGTGCAAGCCTAATGAGCGCGGAGTATGACGAAACTGAACTTTCTGCAAGTGCAGACGAGAAGATTCGTACGTTCCAAGCCGATGCGTCTCGTGAAGCAGGTATCTTCCACCACTTGATTACTTTGCCTACGTACCACACAGCGGCACTGTCTACCGACAACCTTGCAAAAGAGTATTTCGGAGACCAAGGCATGCTGGGCTACGTTGCGAATGTTCAACGTAAAGAGATCCGCCAAGGCATCGCATGTGTTAAACACCAAAACATGTCGGGTTCAGACATGGGTGATGACCACAAAGAGTACTTTGCTGGTGAAAACGCACTAAAAGCAGCGGGTGAAGCGAATACATCAAATCAATTTGATTAATCGCTAACAGCTTTCCCCCAATAAAATCTCCCCCTCCTCATTCCCTGTTAGGTTTTCGGAGGGAGGAGGTTTTGAGATGAAGCTTGTACTGCCAGCTTCATCTCAAAGCCTCAGATTTGTGTTCCATACCACTGTTACGCTAGAAAATTCTGTTTAAGCTAACTATATTCATATTTTTTGATATTCCTGTTTATTGATATTCCTATTTGTTGAGAGTGCCTATGACTTCAATACCGACACACCTACAAGATGCAAAAACGTTGCTATCAGAAAATGGCTTCGCTACTGGTGATACTTGGTATCACGGCACGTCTTCAGCTTTACTTGCGTCTATTCAAGGTCAAGGGCTAAAGCGCTCTGGAGACAAAGCGCTCAACGAAGCGGCTTCAAAAACTATGGCGACCATTGGCAACAACTACACAGAATCCGTTGAACCCGTCTTCTTAACTCAGAGTAAAGAACTGGCGTATTACTGGGCTCAGCAAACCATTCGCGAGCGCAGCACTCGTTTTGAGGGTGAAGAGCACCCTATCGTGTTAGCAGTCAGTCTCTCTGAAAAACAACAAGCAAAAGTAAAACCGGACGTAGGCGCAATGAGCCTGTTGATGATGAGTGTTGGCGAGCAATTCATGGTTCATTTAGCTCAAGTCTATCAAGAGAACAACATCTCAGGTCCAGATATTGAACTGCGAACGGCTGACCGTATGGACTACTTGAATAAACTTGGAATGGCGTACATTGATGAAGACATCAGCCGTGCTTGT encodes:
- a CDS encoding isocitrate lyase, giving the protein MSQITQDIEMIEVAKSAAGAPWDAINPESAARMRAQNKFKTGLDIAQYTADIMRADMAAYDEDSSQYTQSLGCWHGFIGQQKLISIKKHFDGKTDRRYLYLSGWMVAALRSDFGPLPDQSMHEKTSVAGLVEELYTFLRQADARELGGLFRQLDAAREAGDVNLQDRLQDKIDNHVTHVVPIIADIDAGFGNAEATYLMAKQMIEAGACCLQIENQVADEKQCGHQDGKVTVPHADFHAKLRALRYAFLELGIDNGVIVARTDSQGAGLTKEIAVVKEPGDQGDIYNSYLDVEEIDVADMAEGDVCFNRDGKLVRPKRLPSGLYQFREGTGEDRCVFDCIEAINAGADLLWIETEKPHIGQIKEMMDGVREIHPNAKLVYNNSPSFNWTLNFRQQAYDTMAAEGKDVSAYDRASLMSAEYDETELSASADEKIRTFQADASREAGIFHHLITLPTYHTAALSTDNLAKEYFGDQGMLGYVANVQRKEIRQGIACVKHQNMSGSDMGDDHKEYFAGENALKAAGEANTSNQFD